The following proteins come from a genomic window of Rhodohalobacter sp. 614A:
- the mraZ gene encoding division/cell wall cluster transcriptional repressor MraZ, whose product MPSFKGQYEHSVDNKGRVAFPAKLRKNVSPEAEDRYTILRGVDPCLYIYPQDEWKEVEDKLDKINSFSRKGRTVKRNILRYAEDVTLDKQHRISLPPHLKVWSQIDGTAIFIGSGERIEIWSPEKLDEIDSMLDDEAYADLFEQVMGDEPENGD is encoded by the coding sequence GTGCCAAGCTTCAAAGGGCAATATGAACACAGTGTAGATAATAAAGGCCGCGTTGCCTTTCCTGCCAAGCTACGCAAAAACGTCAGTCCTGAAGCTGAAGACCGATATACCATTCTACGCGGAGTTGATCCCTGCCTTTATATATACCCGCAGGATGAATGGAAAGAGGTTGAAGACAAACTGGATAAAATCAACAGCTTCAGCCGTAAAGGGAGAACCGTAAAGAGAAACATTCTCCGGTACGCCGAAGATGTAACCCTCGACAAGCAACATCGGATTTCACTACCACCTCACCTCAAAGTATGGTCCCAGATTGATGGAACCGCAATCTTTATTGGCAGTGGAGAACGAATTGAAATATGGTCACCAGAGAAGCTTGATGAGATCGATTCAATGCTTGACGATGAAGCCTACGCTGACCTCTTTGAACAAGTAATGGGAGATGAACCTGAGAATGGAGATTAG
- a CDS encoding porin family protein, whose translation MEKIISIILVTFFLNVVFFQNGFAQEHRYGIKGGITFYQIHGKYVLVQGGERTDLDSHHVSGIEAGFFAEFRVNKMFSIQPEVVFAQKGGSSITSLDVQKDINLNYIDLPVLLKFRVPVTQKFIPYIFGGPYGSILVRAQVDLGEYGSDTITDQYTKLTYGVKVGVGVEIGRFIIDGRYDLGISEIYKEDGSDEYVRGFVISISRLF comes from the coding sequence ATGGAAAAAATTATATCGATAATTCTGGTTACGTTTTTTTTAAACGTAGTGTTTTTTCAAAATGGATTTGCTCAAGAACACCGCTATGGAATAAAAGGAGGAATTACATTTTATCAAATACATGGAAAGTATGTTCTTGTTCAGGGAGGTGAGAGGACTGATTTGGATTCTCATCACGTATCGGGGATTGAAGCAGGATTTTTTGCTGAATTTCGAGTCAACAAAATGTTTTCTATTCAACCGGAAGTTGTATTTGCACAAAAAGGAGGGAGTTCTATTACTTCACTTGATGTACAGAAAGATATCAACCTTAACTATATTGATTTACCGGTCTTATTAAAATTCCGAGTCCCAGTCACCCAAAAATTTATCCCTTATATTTTTGGTGGGCCGTACGGGAGTATTCTGGTGAGGGCCCAAGTTGATTTGGGCGAATATGGTTCGGATACAATTACTGATCAGTATACAAAACTGACTTACGGTGTAAAAGTTGGGGTCGGAGTTGAGATTGGGAGGTTTATCATCGACGGTCGATATGATCTGGGAATTTCAGAAATTTATAAAGAAGATGGTTCTGATGAATATGTTCGGGGGTTTGTTATAAGTATAAGTAGGCTATTCTGA
- the rsmH gene encoding 16S rRNA (cytosine(1402)-N(4))-methyltransferase RsmH produces MTTYHPHTPVLLQPTVEFLITDESGIYIDATLGGGGHSKKILESLAEDGTLIGLDQDAEALEATKKRLGDDPRLETISGNFGHLTTLIPPKYHGKVSGILFDLGVSTHQIKEASRGFSFQNDGPLDMRMSELSGVSAYDVVNNYDYEKLRDIIYHYGEERLSRQIASEIIKNRPIETTGALRESIENVIYGRHTIKTVARVFQGIRIEVNRELDVLKQGLQDSLDILHSGGRIVAISYHSLEDRIVKNFFRSGNFEGEIEKDFFGNPVKPINVITKQIITPSDEEIEKNPASRSAKLRVAEKVKED; encoded by the coding sequence ATGACAACATATCATCCCCATACACCTGTCTTGTTGCAGCCTACTGTGGAATTCCTGATTACCGACGAGTCTGGCATTTATATAGATGCAACTCTCGGAGGAGGAGGCCACAGCAAAAAGATTCTCGAATCTCTTGCAGAAGACGGTACGCTTATCGGCCTTGACCAGGATGCAGAAGCTCTTGAAGCGACCAAAAAACGACTTGGCGATGATCCACGCCTGGAAACCATTTCAGGGAATTTTGGTCATCTTACCACATTAATTCCTCCCAAATACCATGGAAAGGTTTCCGGTATTCTGTTTGACCTCGGAGTTTCCACACATCAAATAAAAGAAGCTTCACGTGGGTTTAGCTTCCAGAATGATGGTCCGCTGGATATGCGGATGAGTGAACTCAGTGGTGTATCGGCTTATGATGTTGTGAACAATTACGATTATGAAAAGCTGCGGGATATTATCTACCACTACGGCGAAGAACGGTTAAGCAGACAGATTGCCAGCGAAATCATAAAAAACCGCCCCATTGAAACCACCGGCGCATTGCGGGAATCGATTGAGAATGTAATATACGGTCGCCATACGATTAAAACAGTTGCACGGGTTTTCCAGGGTATTCGTATTGAGGTGAACCGCGAACTCGATGTTTTAAAGCAAGGATTACAGGATTCACTCGACATTCTTCATTCCGGCGGACGCATTGTAGCCATCTCTTACCATTCTCTTGAAGACAGAATTGTGAAGAACTTTTTCAGAAGTGGAAATTTTGAAGGGGAGATTGAAAAGGATTTCTTTGGAAATCCCGTGAAACCAATCAATGTAATTACCAAACAGATCATCACCCCTTCCGACGAAGAAATTGAGAAGAATCCGGCCTCACGGAGTGCAAAACTCAGAGTAGCCGAAAAAGTGAAGGAGGATTAA
- the era gene encoding GTPase Era, protein MPEKHHKSGYTAIIGKPNAGKSTLMNQILGTKISITTHKAQTTRHQVVGIYSDDDTQIVFLDTPGVITPKYELQRAMMNTVNRARADADVLLFIFDPTDKHPTDEVIELLRSINKPIILVVNKVDIMKEENAQQKASLIEEKLRISSSHYLSALTGEGIPELIEDIRSHLQPGPPFYPKEDLSEHPIRFFVSELIREQIFLQFQQEIPYSCTVDIVSYDADIDIDHISADIIVNRKSQKGMLIGKGGKAIKELGIKARETIEEFIGKQVFLDLHVKVREKWRENENWVRNLGY, encoded by the coding sequence TTGCCTGAAAAACATCATAAATCCGGATATACAGCCATTATCGGGAAACCGAATGCCGGAAAATCTACATTGATGAACCAGATTCTGGGAACCAAGATTTCCATCACAACGCATAAAGCGCAGACCACCCGTCACCAGGTTGTTGGCATCTATTCTGATGACGATACTCAAATTGTTTTCCTGGATACGCCCGGGGTTATCACCCCAAAATACGAGCTGCAGCGGGCGATGATGAATACCGTAAACCGGGCCCGGGCCGACGCCGATGTTCTTCTTTTTATTTTTGATCCAACGGATAAGCATCCCACCGATGAAGTGATTGAATTGCTTCGATCAATCAATAAGCCAATCATCCTGGTGGTTAATAAAGTGGATATCATGAAGGAGGAAAATGCCCAACAAAAAGCTTCTTTAATTGAAGAGAAACTAAGAATTTCCTCTTCCCACTATCTTTCTGCATTGACAGGCGAAGGGATTCCCGAACTGATCGAAGACATTCGGTCTCACTTGCAACCCGGTCCGCCCTTCTACCCCAAAGAAGATTTGAGCGAACATCCGATTCGATTCTTTGTTTCTGAGTTGATTCGGGAGCAAATCTTTCTTCAATTTCAACAGGAAATCCCATATTCCTGTACGGTTGATATTGTCTCCTATGATGCGGATATCGACATCGACCATATTTCGGCAGATATCATCGTAAACCGAAAATCCCAAAAAGGAATGTTAATCGGAAAAGGGGGAAAAGCCATCAAAGAACTTGGGATAAAAGCCCGGGAAACCATCGAAGAATTTATTGGAAAACAGGTATTCCTGGACCTTCACGTGAAAGTCCGAGAAAAATGGCGTGAAAATGAAAATTGGGTGAGAAATCTCGGTTATTAA
- a CDS encoding UDP-N-acetylmuramoyl-L-alanyl-D-glutamate--2,6-diaminopimelate ligase produces the protein MNFQELIAFCKPISVSGSEPDTIGKLRQDSREIEPGDVFIAVKGTKSDGHNFIDEAIEGGASVIISEQELDTDSDTAVLQVKKTRKLLGKLAQKMEGNPADKLTIIGVTGTNGKTTVATLVWQILTKLNYKASLLGTIEKRILDKKLPSRLTTADPIELAEAMREMVDAGTEYLAMEVSSHALDQRRTKGISFKVAVFTNLSHDHLDYHETMNEYASAKKKLFNSLDSKSWAITNADDERGEWIVNSTPAKVLSFSFGDEGLLQARILKSDATGMAISIDETEIETPLVGRFNAYNVVEALLTCTALGIDGKSAAGILKHCHGAPGRMERVNSDLSIDNEPIVFVDYAHTPNALENVLSTLKELKTRHQKLICVFGCGGDRDKTKRSKMAKIAESYANRVVVTSDNPRTEDPNLIIDQVMEGFKNPEEVARITDRKKAIREAVFSSKAGSIVLIAGKGHETYQEINGKRIHFDDSEIVREALQERNDKTEKEGAI, from the coding sequence ATGAACTTCCAGGAACTCATAGCATTTTGCAAGCCGATTTCCGTTTCCGGATCTGAACCGGATACCATAGGAAAGTTACGGCAGGATTCCAGAGAGATTGAGCCGGGCGACGTTTTCATAGCTGTAAAAGGAACGAAGTCAGACGGACACAATTTCATCGATGAAGCCATTGAAGGCGGTGCAAGTGTAATTATATCAGAGCAGGAACTGGATACCGACAGTGACACCGCCGTTCTGCAAGTGAAGAAAACCCGAAAACTGCTCGGGAAACTTGCGCAGAAAATGGAAGGAAATCCTGCCGATAAACTGACAATCATCGGCGTTACAGGTACAAACGGAAAAACCACCGTTGCTACCCTTGTTTGGCAGATTTTAACGAAACTCAATTACAAGGCCTCTCTGCTCGGAACTATTGAAAAACGGATTCTTGATAAAAAATTACCCAGCCGTTTAACAACCGCCGACCCGATTGAACTGGCCGAAGCCATGAGAGAAATGGTTGATGCGGGTACAGAATATCTCGCAATGGAGGTTTCTTCTCACGCACTTGATCAGAGAAGAACCAAAGGAATTTCATTCAAAGTAGCGGTTTTTACCAATCTGAGTCATGACCACCTGGATTATCATGAAACAATGAATGAGTATGCCTCCGCCAAAAAGAAATTATTTAATTCATTAGACAGTAAAAGCTGGGCCATTACCAATGCCGATGATGAACGCGGCGAGTGGATTGTAAACTCAACTCCTGCAAAGGTTCTGAGTTTTAGTTTTGGTGATGAAGGGTTGCTCCAGGCAAGGATTTTAAAATCGGATGCAACCGGCATGGCCATATCCATCGATGAAACTGAGATTGAAACCCCGTTGGTCGGCCGATTTAATGCTTACAATGTTGTTGAAGCACTTTTAACCTGTACGGCTTTGGGAATTGACGGCAAAAGTGCCGCTGGAATTTTGAAACACTGCCACGGCGCTCCGGGGCGAATGGAACGTGTGAATAGTGATTTATCAATCGACAACGAACCGATTGTTTTTGTTGACTATGCTCATACACCCAACGCACTCGAAAATGTGCTCTCTACCTTGAAGGAATTGAAAACACGTCATCAAAAATTGATTTGTGTTTTTGGATGCGGGGGCGATCGCGACAAAACCAAGCGTTCCAAAATGGCCAAAATCGCTGAATCTTATGCGAACCGCGTGGTAGTAACATCCGACAATCCCAGAACAGAAGATCCGAATCTGATTATCGACCAGGTCATGGAGGGTTTTAAGAATCCGGAGGAAGTGGCAAGAATTACTGACAGAAAAAAAGCCATTCGCGAAGCTGTTTTTTCCTCAAAAGCAGGTTCGATTGTTTTGATTGCCGGAAAAGGCCACGAAACCTACCAGGAAATTAATGGCAAACGCATTCATTTTGATGATAGTGAAATAGTTCGGGAAGCCCTTCAGGAGCGAAACGACAAAACTGAAAAAGAGGGGGCTATCTGA
- a CDS encoding penicillin-binding transpeptidase domain-containing protein, whose amino-acid sequence MSEQSSIMNRMFLLFGFLLLLPAGILLQLLRVNVAEGDGLRELWNSQAIDYVSIPAQRGDIYDTTGSLLATNRVIYKVAIDPKTVGRSSQDVHRIAQTLSNHTSRSANYYLRKIQNADSRSQYVVLERSVPVQTFEDLNLLGIRGLILEEEYRRNYNFGSLASHVLGFVNHEMKGMAGLEAEYNDLLKGTDGLQQVRKDPFNNIFAYVGAPRRQPVQGYSLHTTINSQMQAIAEEELEAGVERHMAEKGTVIIMDPKTGAVEAMTNFPYFNPNSPATIENENRRNYAISDQIEPGSTFKVTTAIAAIEQDLVDFNEKFETPDTGYKMIHGQTMRDHDPLGTMTFQEVISKSSNIATSEIAMRMEPESFYQYARNLGFGTPTQIDLPGETEGRLQRPYEWSLVTLPWMSIGYEVQVTPIQLAQAYAAIANEGVMMKPFVVESVRDEFGEILKQRKPMSVRRVAKKETIKKLIPILEDVVSDSGTAGWASVEGLRIAGKTGTAQKFKDGRYRTKYRASFVGFFPVENPKHVILVLLDEPKTSIYGGFTAGSIFKEIATRISGLDNAIETPDTRDVIAKNLPNVAPKLTGLLAADASTLLKENGIPFQATGKGTHVVEQNPVSGEEITPNKPIEIKLATLSADSIPDGYAQIPDLTNLNMRQATYLLLNRGFEIETIGSGTIYTQFPRAGDFMKKGRTVTVRGKSKSMNQSQSIAAN is encoded by the coding sequence ATGAGTGAACAAAGTTCAATTATGAACCGAATGTTTTTACTGTTCGGGTTTCTGCTGCTTCTCCCTGCAGGCATACTCCTTCAGCTGCTTCGTGTAAATGTTGCGGAAGGGGATGGACTACGTGAGCTTTGGAATTCGCAGGCCATCGATTACGTCTCAATCCCGGCTCAACGCGGTGACATATATGATACCACCGGGTCTCTTCTGGCCACAAACCGCGTTATTTATAAAGTAGCGATTGATCCTAAAACCGTTGGCAGATCATCCCAGGATGTTCACCGAATTGCACAGACCCTTAGCAACCATACTTCAAGAAGTGCTAACTATTATTTAAGGAAGATCCAAAATGCCGACTCCAGATCTCAGTATGTAGTATTGGAGCGAAGTGTACCCGTTCAGACATTTGAAGATTTAAATTTACTGGGCATTCGGGGATTGATTCTGGAAGAAGAATACCGGAGAAACTACAATTTCGGTTCTCTTGCCTCTCACGTTCTGGGGTTTGTAAATCATGAGATGAAAGGAATGGCCGGCCTTGAGGCTGAATACAACGATTTACTGAAAGGAACAGATGGCCTTCAACAGGTTAGAAAAGACCCATTCAATAATATTTTTGCTTATGTAGGCGCCCCCAGAAGACAGCCTGTGCAAGGATATTCGCTTCATACAACGATCAATTCCCAAATGCAGGCGATTGCAGAAGAAGAACTCGAAGCGGGAGTTGAACGGCATATGGCCGAAAAGGGAACGGTTATCATCATGGATCCAAAAACCGGTGCGGTGGAAGCGATGACGAACTTTCCTTATTTCAATCCCAATTCTCCGGCTACTATCGAAAATGAGAATCGGCGGAATTATGCGATTTCCGACCAAATCGAACCCGGTTCAACTTTTAAAGTAACCACTGCAATAGCCGCTATTGAGCAAGACCTTGTTGATTTCAATGAAAAATTTGAAACACCCGACACCGGGTACAAAATGATTCACGGTCAAACGATGCGGGATCATGATCCGCTCGGAACCATGACTTTCCAGGAAGTAATTTCCAAGTCATCCAATATTGCCACATCTGAAATTGCGATGAGAATGGAACCGGAATCGTTTTACCAGTATGCACGGAATCTCGGTTTTGGAACTCCCACACAGATTGATTTACCAGGAGAAACCGAAGGCCGCCTTCAACGGCCTTATGAATGGAGCCTTGTTACGTTGCCCTGGATGTCCATCGGCTATGAAGTCCAGGTCACTCCTATTCAGTTAGCCCAGGCTTATGCCGCCATTGCAAATGAAGGTGTTATGATGAAACCCTTTGTTGTGGAGTCGGTTAGAGACGAATTTGGTGAGATTTTAAAGCAAAGAAAACCGATGAGTGTCCGCCGTGTGGCTAAGAAAGAGACGATCAAAAAACTGATACCCATTCTTGAGGATGTGGTTTCTGATTCCGGAACAGCAGGATGGGCATCGGTAGAAGGTCTTCGAATTGCCGGAAAAACCGGAACCGCTCAGAAATTCAAGGATGGCCGGTACCGAACAAAATATCGCGCTTCTTTTGTAGGATTTTTCCCTGTTGAGAATCCCAAGCATGTTATCCTGGTCTTGTTGGATGAGCCTAAAACAAGTATTTACGGCGGATTTACAGCCGGATCAATCTTCAAAGAAATTGCCACGAGAATTTCAGGATTGGATAATGCAATTGAAACGCCAGATACACGTGACGTCATCGCAAAAAATTTACCGAATGTAGCGCCAAAACTTACAGGACTTTTAGCCGCGGATGCTTCAACTCTCTTAAAAGAGAACGGTATTCCATTTCAGGCAACCGGGAAAGGCACTCACGTAGTTGAACAAAATCCTGTCTCAGGAGAAGAAATTACCCCGAACAAACCAATTGAAATTAAGTTAGCTACGTTATCAGCAGATTCTATTCCCGACGGGTATGCCCAAATACCCGACCTGACAAATCTGAACATGAGACAGGCTACTTATTTATTGCTCAACCGTGGATTTGAAATTGAAACAATCGGCTCAGGAACTATTTACACACAATTCCCAAGAGCCGGCGATTTTATGAAAAAAGGCCGGACAGTTACTGTTCGCGGCAAATCAAAATCCATGAATCAATCTCAATCGATTGCTGCCAATTAA
- a CDS encoding O-acetylhomoserine aminocarboxypropyltransferase/cysteine synthase family protein: MSNNGEEKHYKYETLQLHAGQEPDPTTGSRAVPIYQTTSYQFNNADHAADLFALKEFGNIYTRIMNPTTDVFEKRIAALEGGAAAVATASGQAAQFLAITNLAQAGDNIVATQNLYGGTYNQFKVTLPRLGINVKFTENDDPESFDALIDDNTKAIYVESIGNPRGNVPDFEAISSVAKKHGIALVVDNTFGMAGSVARPIEHGANVVVQSATKWIGGHGNSIGGIIVDAGNFNWGNGNYPLFTEPSPSYHGLNFWEVFGEDGPFGNIAFAIRARVDGLRDVGPALSPFNSFLLLQGLETLSLRAERHNENALKLAQWLQNNDNVSWISYTGLTDHPHHENAKKYLQEGKFGSVFTFGVKGGYDAARSFIEGVELASHLANVGDAKTLVIHPSSTTHQQLTEEEQAASGVKGDLVRVSVGIEHIDDIIGDFEQAFNKIKQPA; this comes from the coding sequence ATGAGTAACAACGGAGAAGAAAAACACTACAAATACGAAACGCTGCAGCTTCATGCAGGCCAGGAGCCGGATCCTACAACAGGATCACGTGCAGTACCGATCTACCAAACAACGTCTTACCAATTCAACAATGCCGATCATGCTGCCGATCTTTTTGCACTGAAAGAGTTCGGTAACATTTACACCCGGATCATGAATCCGACCACGGATGTTTTTGAGAAACGTATTGCTGCTCTGGAAGGAGGCGCTGCTGCTGTAGCAACGGCATCCGGCCAGGCTGCTCAATTTCTGGCTATCACAAATCTTGCACAAGCCGGTGATAATATTGTAGCTACTCAAAACCTGTACGGTGGTACGTATAACCAGTTTAAGGTTACTCTTCCCCGGCTTGGGATTAATGTGAAGTTTACAGAAAACGACGATCCTGAATCGTTCGATGCCCTGATTGATGACAATACAAAAGCGATCTACGTTGAATCTATCGGTAATCCGCGTGGAAATGTGCCCGATTTTGAGGCCATCTCTTCTGTTGCTAAAAAACACGGAATTGCACTTGTGGTAGACAATACATTCGGAATGGCCGGATCTGTGGCCCGCCCTATTGAGCATGGTGCCAATGTTGTGGTACAATCTGCAACCAAATGGATCGGCGGCCATGGAAACAGCATCGGCGGAATTATTGTAGATGCCGGCAATTTCAACTGGGGTAATGGAAATTATCCGCTGTTTACAGAACCTTCCCCCTCCTATCATGGATTAAATTTCTGGGAAGTATTCGGTGAAGACGGACCTTTCGGAAACATCGCATTTGCAATCCGGGCACGGGTTGATGGTTTGCGTGATGTTGGACCGGCCCTTTCTCCATTCAACAGTTTCTTATTGTTACAAGGCCTTGAAACCCTTTCTCTGCGGGCTGAACGGCACAATGAAAATGCATTGAAACTTGCCCAGTGGTTACAAAATAACGACAACGTTTCGTGGATCAGCTATACCGGCCTGACCGATCATCCGCATCATGAAAATGCCAAAAAGTACTTGCAGGAAGGCAAATTTGGCTCTGTATTTACCTTTGGCGTGAAAGGCGGCTATGACGCAGCCCGTTCCTTCATCGAAGGTGTGGAGCTTGCCAGCCACCTTGCTAATGTGGGCGATGCCAAAACCCTGGTTATTCATCCGTCTTCTACCACTCACCAGCAGCTTACTGAAGAAGAGCAAGCAGCGAGTGGCGTGAAAGGTGACCTGGTTCGTGTCTCTGTCGGAATCGAACACATCGATGATATCATCGGTGATTTCGAGCAGGCATTTAACAAAATCAAACAACCGGCATAG
- the metX gene encoding homoserine O-acetyltransferase MetX, producing MNEGIITDKLKKPFITEAGARFEEPEVAYKTWGSLNKEKDNVILICHALTGHAAADEWFPGIFGEGRVCDPAKNFIICINVPGSPYGSVGPWSTNPETGEPYQNSFPDITVRDMVRFQQQLLDQLGIKKIELVLGGSLGGMQALEFVVMDERIQSAALIAMGKSHSPWAIGISHAQRKAIYTDPEWKNGHYKKGEGPKEGLATARMMAMITYRAPSDYDKKFGRNLQADSSQFQVESYLDYQGAKLAERFDAHSYIILTEAMDSHDVSRGRGSFEEVLGRVNIPVRVIGIDSDHLYSIQEQKDLAKLLKNGEYHEIQSSYGHDAFLIEFDQINEIIESFIQKKHSLSY from the coding sequence ATGAATGAAGGAATTATCACAGATAAATTAAAAAAGCCTTTTATCACTGAGGCCGGTGCCCGGTTTGAAGAACCGGAAGTGGCATATAAAACATGGGGCTCTCTCAACAAAGAGAAAGATAATGTTATTTTGATCTGCCATGCCCTTACAGGCCACGCCGCCGCTGATGAATGGTTTCCCGGAATTTTCGGGGAGGGAAGAGTTTGTGATCCTGCAAAAAACTTCATCATCTGTATAAATGTACCGGGAAGTCCTTACGGATCTGTTGGACCGTGGTCTACAAATCCTGAAACCGGAGAACCTTATCAAAACTCCTTCCCGGATATTACCGTCCGCGATATGGTCCGCTTCCAGCAACAACTTTTGGATCAGCTTGGAATCAAAAAAATTGAGCTGGTACTTGGCGGTTCATTGGGAGGAATGCAGGCACTTGAATTTGTAGTGATGGATGAGCGTATTCAATCCGCCGCCCTCATTGCCATGGGCAAATCACACAGTCCGTGGGCCATTGGAATCAGCCATGCCCAGCGCAAAGCAATTTATACCGATCCCGAATGGAAAAACGGTCATTATAAAAAAGGAGAAGGCCCGAAAGAGGGACTCGCCACCGCTCGCATGATGGCGATGATTACCTACAGGGCCCCTTCTGATTATGACAAAAAATTCGGACGAAATCTCCAGGCTGATTCTTCTCAATTTCAGGTTGAATCGTACCTGGATTATCAGGGCGCGAAACTTGCCGAGCGATTTGATGCGCACTCCTATATCATCTTAACGGAAGCGATGGATTCGCATGATGTATCGCGGGGAAGGGGATCTTTTGAAGAAGTACTTGGCCGGGTGAATATTCCGGTACGGGTTATTGGAATTGATTCCGATCACCTTTATTCCATCCAGGAACAGAAAGATCTTGCCAAATTATTGAAAAACGGCGAATACCATGAAATCCAATCATCGTACGGACACGATGCTTTTCTGATAGAATTTGATCAGATCAATGAAATTATTGAATCATTTATCCAAAAGAAACATAGCCTCAGCTATTAA
- the mraY gene encoding phospho-N-acetylmuramoyl-pentapeptide-transferase, producing MLYELLAWINELYAPPGFDAFDFITTRTALAAATALVISLIIGRQIIRWLIKMQLKEVIREDIGLHTHLNKVDTPTMGGVIIILATVIPAMLWMNMYSIYTWMIVFVVLVLGVVGFVDDYIKVVRRNKSGLHGWIKVFGQVFVGIVLGATLYFWPEFHEYNTLTTVPFLKEVNIDYAFLGESTGWLIYIPVVVFIITGVSNAANLTDGLDGLLSGTSAIAGVILGIFAYVSGRTDFSNFLNIMYLPGSGELTIFAASLVGACLGFLWYNTYPASVFMGDTGSLAIGGALGAIAIMIHKELLLPIICGIFVVETISVIIQTSYFKYTKWKYGEGRRVYLMTPIHHHFEKLGWPESKIVIRFWIVAILLGIISLLTLKLR from the coding sequence ATGTTATACGAATTGCTAGCATGGATAAATGAGCTCTACGCACCGCCCGGGTTTGATGCTTTCGATTTTATCACTACCCGAACAGCGTTGGCGGCTGCAACGGCATTGGTAATTAGTTTAATCATTGGCCGCCAGATCATTCGATGGCTGATCAAAATGCAGCTTAAAGAAGTGATTCGGGAAGATATTGGCCTCCACACCCATTTAAACAAGGTTGATACTCCAACCATGGGCGGAGTCATTATCATACTGGCCACAGTTATCCCGGCGATGTTATGGATGAACATGTACAGCATTTACACATGGATGATTGTTTTTGTTGTGCTGGTTCTTGGTGTAGTTGGTTTTGTAGATGATTACATCAAAGTGGTTCGAAGAAATAAATCGGGACTCCACGGGTGGATAAAAGTTTTCGGCCAAGTATTTGTCGGAATCGTTTTAGGAGCCACACTTTATTTCTGGCCCGAATTCCATGAATATAACACCCTGACAACCGTCCCCTTTCTCAAGGAGGTAAACATTGATTATGCCTTCCTGGGCGAATCAACAGGATGGCTGATCTATATCCCGGTGGTCGTATTTATTATTACCGGTGTTAGCAATGCCGCCAACCTGACGGATGGACTTGACGGACTTCTTTCAGGTACTTCGGCCATTGCGGGAGTCATTTTGGGGATTTTCGCGTACGTCTCCGGACGGACGGACTTCTCAAACTTCTTGAACATCATGTATCTGCCCGGTTCCGGCGAACTGACCATCTTCGCAGCATCACTGGTGGGAGCCTGTCTCGGTTTTCTTTGGTACAACACGTATCCCGCTTCCGTTTTTATGGGAGATACAGGCTCACTTGCAATCGGTGGAGCTTTGGGAGCAATTGCGATTATGATTCACAAGGAATTGTTACTTCCCATCATCTGTGGAATTTTTGTTGTGGAAACGATCTCGGTGATCATTCAAACCAGCTATTTCAAATACACAAAATGGAAATATGGTGAGGGACGAAGAGTCTATTTGATGACCCCGATTCACCATCACTTTGAAAAGTTAGGCTGGCCGGAATCCAAGATCGTTATTCGCTTTTGGATTGTTGCCATTTTGCTTGGAATTATCAGCCTCTTAACCCTCAAGCTGCGATAA